From a single Glycine soja cultivar W05 chromosome 19, ASM419377v2, whole genome shotgun sequence genomic region:
- the LOC114399267 gene encoding thaumatin-like protein encodes MQLPKYIAASFFCLIFSSIYYGKAEAHQVNFYVHNKCPFPIWPATAPNSGQPVIADGGFYLAPGQTQRVIAPWTWNGRIWARTGCNFASNWKPACETGDCDGRLACNGLIGTPPATLVEVSLQGRNPNFYDVSLVDGYNIPVSVTPKITNPKCNIPGCLKDLKGLCPPELEVLNSKGEIVACKSACLAFDNDKFCCRNQYGSPGKCKPSVYSKIFKDACPNYFSYAFDTPTPLVSCASSEFIITFCPYGWGEGAGEHKSE; translated from the exons ATGCAGCTTCCAAAGTATATTGCCGCATCATTCTTCTGCCTAATCTTCTCATCCATTTACTATG GAAAAGCAGAGGCGCATCAAGTTAATTTCTATGTGCACAATAAATGTCCCTTTCCAATATGGCCAGCAACTGCACCAAACAGTGGCCAACCAGTGATAGCAGATGGTGGATTCTACCTTGCTCCAGGCCAAACCCAACGTGTCATAGCACCATGGACATGGAATGGTAGAATTTGGGCGAGAACAGGCTGCAATTTTGCTTCAAATTGGAAACCAGCTTGTGAAACAGGAGACTGTGATGGAAGACTAGCATGCAATGGACTCATAGGCACACCTCCAGCCACACTAGTTGAAGTTTCACTCCAAGGAAGAAACCCGAATTTCTATGATGTTAGCCTTGTTGATGGCTACAACATCCCCGTCTCTGTCACCCCAAAGATCACAAACCCAAAGTGCAACATTCCAGGGTGCTTGAAGGATCTCAAAGGCTTGTGCCCACCTGAGCTTGAGGTGTTGAATTCCAAGGGAGAAATTGTGGCATGTAAAAGTGCTTGTTTGGCCTTTGATAATGACAAGTTCTGTTGTAGGAATCAATATGGGAGTCCGGGGAAGTGCAAGCCAAGTGTGTACTCTAAGATATTTAAGGATGCTTGTCCTAATTATTTTAGCTATGCATTTGACACACCTACACCTTTGGTGAGTTGTGCTTCCTCAGAGTTTATAATAACATTTTGTCCTTATGGATGGGGTGAAGGCGCTGGTGAGCACAAATCTGAGTAG